One Robbsia sp. KACC 23696 DNA segment encodes these proteins:
- a CDS encoding YopJ family acetyltransferase produces MEFRTQYNLLCTRYNAYLPAYDLPESIDQTSAADCMISRQAHENDSPTVSTVTLSNPGHGHDATTPTRPHGLKGHLAGLPDYLATLIDIKTAKETPYFFLYANRLGEQGTPSFERYFVDIVDNENTKHPALHLKLHPSITDFVRSLDSLARDSLVGDIHRSLVVNSGATSCHVTPITVIVGQKRLFAQAIDSAHTECSRMRFDWYCDALRVEKNLSVPLAFEYLSTGVQKAWVGCDLFALHAAKASPKILQESYAEWITRHDDITQPHYVFVDDEPR; encoded by the coding sequence ATGGAATTTCGCACGCAATATAACTTGCTATGCACGCGCTACAACGCCTACCTCCCGGCGTATGACCTGCCGGAAAGCATCGATCAAACCTCGGCGGCTGATTGCATGATTTCACGACAGGCACACGAAAACGATAGCCCAACGGTGTCAACCGTCACATTATCGAATCCGGGGCACGGGCACGATGCGACAACGCCCACGCGTCCACACGGACTGAAAGGTCATCTGGCTGGCCTTCCCGATTACTTGGCAACGCTTATCGATATCAAAACCGCGAAAGAAACGCCGTATTTCTTCTTATACGCGAACCGGCTAGGCGAGCAAGGCACGCCCTCGTTCGAACGTTATTTCGTCGATATCGTCGATAATGAAAATACGAAACATCCCGCATTACATCTGAAGCTTCATCCCAGCATCACCGATTTTGTACGATCGCTCGACAGCCTCGCGCGGGACAGTCTGGTTGGCGACATCCATCGATCCCTGGTCGTCAACAGTGGCGCAACGTCTTGTCACGTTACGCCCATTACTGTCATCGTTGGGCAAAAACGCCTTTTCGCCCAAGCGATCGATTCGGCCCACACCGAATGCTCTCGAATGCGATTCGATTGGTATTGCGATGCGTTGCGCGTCGAAAAGAACCTGAGTGTTCCGCTCGCCTTCGAATATCTATCCACGGGGGTACAAAAGGCGTGGGTAGGCTGCGATCTCTTCGCCTTGCACGCGGCGAAAGCCTCTCCCAAGATCTTGCAGGAATCGTACGCGGAATGGATAACGCGACACGACGACATCACGCAGCCGCATTACGTCTTTGTCGATGACGAACCACGCTAA